A window of the Lactuca sativa cultivar Salinas chromosome 5, Lsat_Salinas_v11, whole genome shotgun sequence genome harbors these coding sequences:
- the LOC111912934 gene encoding extensin-like has protein sequence MLVSRIFPPPPTYRHRHRYHHITYRCRYHLPPPPPTHPPPPPLTPATVTVVTTTIYILPPPPLSPTTNTTATTTHLPPLSPPPTISIATATVTTTTTYHHTPSYTTIIAAINHHHLPPSSA, from the coding sequence ATGCTAGTGTCACGAATATTtccaccaccacccacctacCGTCACCGTCACCGCTACCACCACATCACCTATCGGTGTCGTTACCACCTTCCGCCGCCACCACCCAcgcacccaccaccaccaccacttacCCCCGCTACCGTCACCGTCGTCACCACCACCATCTACATACTGCCACCGCCACCACTATCACCCACCACCAACACCACCGCTACCACCACCCACCTCCCGCCATTGTCACCACCACCTACCATTTCCATTGCCACCGCCACtgtcactaccaccaccacctaccaccataCACCATCCTACACCACCATCATCGCCGCTATCAATCACCACCACTTACCACCGTCATCGGCATGA